In Longimicrobiales bacterium, a genomic segment contains:
- the rplL gene encoding 50S ribosomal protein L7/L12, whose translation MANHEELLETIGGMTVLELSEFVDAFKDKFNVTAMAAPVAVAGGAAGGEAAAEEKDEFDVVLEGIGDKKIQVIKVVRELTGLGLKEAKEVVDSAPSTVKEAATKAEAEEMKAKLEGVGAAVALK comes from the coding sequence ATGGCGAATCACGAAGAGCTGCTCGAAACCATCGGCGGCATGACCGTTCTCGAGCTCTCCGAGTTCGTTGACGCCTTCAAGGATAAGTTCAACGTCACAGCGATGGCGGCTCCGGTCGCGGTTGCTGGTGGAGCGGCTGGTGGTGAAGCTGCTGCTGAGGAGAAAGATGAATTCGACGTCGTCCTAGAGGGCATTGGCGACAAAAAGATCCAGGTCATCAAGGTGGTGCGTGAGCTCACCGGTCTGGGTCTCAAGGAGGCTAAGGAAGTTGTCGACAGCGCTCCGAGCACCGTGAAGGAAGCGGCTACGAAGGCCGAGGCCGAGGAGATGAAGGCCAAGCTCGAGGGCGTCGGCGCGGCCGTCGCACTCAAGTAG
- the rpoB gene encoding DNA-directed RNA polymerase subunit beta, with translation MELRKDNRPILNFAKLKSVMPMPNLLDVQLRSFEKLVEPDLQDQWDFGLDRVFGEIFPIEDVNEHFLLEYVSSGLGEPKYSVEECIERDMTYSAPLKATLRLIIFEQPEVEEPELKKKKKKKKKSIPVEDRVVQDIIEKEVYLGDLPLLTELGTFVVNGAERVVVSQLHRSPGVVFEENIHPNGTKLYSSRIIPFRGSWVEFTLDINDVCYVHIDKKKKFPATALLRALGYSSDADIFNLYYRVETIKLGKLTDEKKVEIEGKVIAEEFVDPETGEILIENGEEIEEEVIEILERLGVKKLKIYVSDRDALRGESPMIKNTIKKDPTDNEAEALHAIYSLLRPGDAPNIETAREALERVFFNPKRYDLGRVGRYKINQRLGLDTPRNQTVLTKTDFVRIIGNLIELNEGRGFTDDIDHLGNRRVRTVGELIANQFSVGLSRMARLVKERMSINNDPEKINIDDLVNARTVSAVIQAFFGSSQLSQFMDQTNPLAEMTHKRRLSALGPGGLTRERAGFEVRDVHYSHYGRMCPIETPEGPNIGLITSLTTHARINDLGFVETPYRKVKKGKVTTEIEWLSANEEEEAHIAQANAPVDDKGNFENEYVLCRARGDFPLLKPEAIEYMDVAPAQLVSVAAALIPFLEHDDANRALMGSNMQRQAVPLLYPDAPLVGTGLEAKVASDSGAVISALRGGTVAHVTADEIVVDTGTVVLDGKEEPLAKLSQYDRYRLRKYWRTNQNTAINQRPLVKIGEDIQPGDVIADGPSTDSGELALGRNLLVAFMPWYGSNFEDAIVLSEKLVKEDVFTSIHIQELELHVRDTKRGMEEITREIPNVAEESLADLDERGIIRVGARVKAADILVGKITPKGETELSPEEKLLTAIFGEKAKDVKDSSLRVPPGMTGTIIDVKIFSRRIDDPLLEKEHGAKIGDLRALEREEIQRINAARDDELRASLARQTVALMLKKGTVEPIMDEGTKLSKDAIGGIVFRKVDLSTFKVQNKAASERVRRVIDEASGRVLRVKEKTEEQIDKVFQPDELPPGVVQLVKVYVAEKRKISVGDKMAGRHGNKGIIARIVPEEEMPFLPDGTPVDIVLNPLGVPSRMNVGQVLETHLGWVGRTLGFEAKTPVFQGATENEVGALLKLAGLKWVDQSLGLKAKSPTGLGDIESMTRIASQLPVIMAGGDGDESGDSRHTHGIGQSLDAYLGIKLAKKDEKFFGKLIKFVLDAAEELAARSDKKVSDLFPAIQKLKGRATVKSGLDDAVAELLEHAEIFANGKIWLRDGRSGRRFDFPVTVGAIYMLKLSHLVDDKIHARSIGPYSLVTQQPLAGKAQFGGQRFGEMEVWALEAYGAAHTLQEILTVKSDDVQGRSKVYEAIVKGDNLPKPGIPESFNVLVKELQALGLSVTLGEEE, from the coding sequence TTGGAACTGCGCAAAGACAACCGACCGATCTTGAACTTCGCAAAGCTCAAGTCCGTCATGCCGATGCCCAATCTGCTCGATGTTCAGCTTCGGTCGTTCGAGAAGCTGGTTGAGCCTGATCTACAGGATCAGTGGGACTTCGGTCTTGATCGGGTGTTCGGCGAGATATTTCCGATTGAGGACGTCAACGAGCACTTCTTGCTCGAGTACGTCTCCTCAGGGTTGGGTGAGCCGAAGTATTCCGTAGAGGAATGCATTGAGCGGGACATGACGTATTCTGCTCCGCTCAAGGCGACGCTTCGACTTATCATCTTCGAGCAGCCGGAAGTAGAAGAGCCGGAACTCAAGAAGAAGAAGAAAAAGAAGAAAAAGTCGATCCCGGTCGAAGATCGGGTCGTCCAGGACATCATCGAGAAGGAAGTCTATCTCGGTGACCTGCCTCTTCTTACGGAGCTGGGCACCTTTGTCGTCAACGGTGCTGAGCGCGTCGTGGTGAGTCAGCTGCATCGCTCCCCGGGCGTGGTCTTTGAAGAGAACATTCATCCCAACGGGACGAAGCTTTACAGCTCGCGGATCATCCCCTTCCGTGGATCCTGGGTCGAGTTCACACTCGACATCAACGATGTGTGCTACGTGCACATTGACAAGAAGAAGAAGTTCCCGGCCACGGCCCTACTGCGTGCCCTGGGATACAGCAGCGACGCCGACATTTTCAACCTCTACTACAGAGTAGAGACGATTAAGCTCGGCAAGCTGACCGACGAGAAGAAAGTAGAGATTGAAGGCAAGGTGATCGCCGAGGAATTCGTCGATCCCGAGACCGGCGAGATCCTCATCGAAAACGGTGAGGAAATCGAAGAAGAGGTCATCGAGATTCTTGAGCGTTTGGGCGTGAAGAAACTCAAGATATACGTCAGTGATCGTGACGCGCTCCGCGGTGAGAGCCCCATGATCAAGAACACGATCAAGAAGGACCCGACCGATAACGAGGCGGAGGCGCTGCACGCCATCTACTCGCTGCTTCGTCCGGGCGATGCGCCGAACATCGAGACCGCCCGCGAGGCGCTCGAGCGCGTGTTTTTCAACCCGAAGCGTTACGATCTCGGCCGTGTCGGTCGTTACAAGATCAATCAGCGTTTGGGTCTCGACACACCGCGCAATCAGACCGTCCTGACCAAGACTGACTTCGTTCGAATCATTGGGAATCTGATCGAACTGAACGAGGGTCGCGGGTTCACAGACGACATCGACCATCTGGGCAACCGCCGGGTGCGCACGGTGGGTGAGTTGATCGCCAACCAGTTCAGCGTCGGCCTGAGCCGTATGGCGCGTTTGGTGAAGGAGCGCATGTCGATCAACAACGATCCTGAAAAGATCAATATCGACGACCTGGTCAACGCGCGGACGGTGTCCGCGGTGATCCAGGCGTTCTTCGGATCCAGTCAGCTCAGCCAGTTCATGGATCAGACCAATCCGTTGGCTGAGATGACGCACAAGCGTCGCCTCTCCGCCCTCGGACCGGGTGGCCTGACACGTGAGCGTGCCGGCTTCGAAGTCCGCGATGTGCACTATTCGCACTACGGCCGCATGTGTCCGATCGAGACGCCTGAGGGTCCGAACATCGGACTCATTACGTCCCTGACGACCCATGCGCGAATCAATGATCTCGGATTCGTTGAGACCCCGTACCGGAAGGTGAAGAAGGGCAAGGTCACGACCGAGATCGAGTGGCTTTCAGCGAACGAAGAAGAAGAGGCACATATTGCCCAGGCCAACGCCCCCGTCGACGACAAGGGCAACTTCGAGAACGAATACGTTCTATGTCGGGCACGTGGTGACTTCCCGCTCCTTAAGCCTGAAGCCATCGAATACATGGACGTCGCGCCCGCCCAGTTGGTCTCCGTGGCAGCGGCGTTGATTCCGTTCCTCGAGCACGATGACGCCAACCGCGCGCTCATGGGTTCGAACATGCAGCGCCAGGCCGTTCCTCTTCTGTATCCCGATGCTCCGCTGGTCGGTACGGGCCTTGAAGCAAAGGTCGCCTCCGATTCGGGTGCCGTGATTTCGGCACTCCGAGGGGGAACCGTGGCCCATGTGACTGCGGACGAGATCGTTGTCGATACTGGCACGGTCGTGCTTGACGGAAAAGAAGAACCGCTCGCGAAGTTGTCGCAGTACGATCGCTATCGTCTCCGAAAATACTGGAGGACAAACCAGAACACCGCGATCAATCAGCGCCCGTTGGTGAAGATAGGAGAGGATATCCAACCGGGTGACGTGATTGCCGACGGACCCAGCACAGACTCAGGAGAACTCGCGCTCGGTCGCAATCTGCTCGTCGCGTTTATGCCTTGGTATGGCTCGAATTTTGAGGATGCCATCGTCCTCAGTGAAAAACTCGTGAAGGAAGATGTCTTCACCTCGATCCACATTCAGGAGCTAGAACTCCATGTCCGCGACACCAAGCGTGGCATGGAGGAGATCACCCGAGAGATCCCGAACGTGGCGGAAGAGAGCCTCGCGGATCTGGACGAGCGCGGAATTATCCGCGTCGGAGCTCGGGTGAAGGCCGCTGACATCCTGGTGGGAAAAATCACGCCCAAGGGCGAGACGGAGCTTTCTCCGGAAGAGAAGCTCCTGACCGCGATCTTCGGTGAGAAGGCGAAAGACGTGAAGGACTCGTCGCTGCGCGTGCCTCCTGGCATGACAGGGACAATCATCGACGTGAAGATCTTCTCGCGACGGATCGACGATCCACTTCTCGAGAAGGAACACGGTGCTAAAATCGGTGACCTCCGCGCCCTCGAGCGTGAAGAGATTCAGCGGATCAACGCAGCGCGGGACGATGAACTGCGTGCATCGCTGGCCCGCCAGACAGTCGCCCTGATGTTGAAGAAGGGTACGGTCGAACCGATCATGGACGAGGGCACGAAGCTCTCCAAGGACGCCATCGGCGGCATCGTGTTCCGGAAGGTCGATCTCTCGACTTTCAAGGTCCAGAACAAGGCAGCGAGCGAACGGGTGCGTCGCGTCATCGACGAAGCCTCCGGGCGCGTGCTGCGGGTGAAGGAGAAGACTGAGGAGCAGATTGACAAGGTCTTCCAACCGGATGAACTGCCTCCGGGCGTCGTTCAGCTGGTGAAGGTCTACGTGGCCGAAAAGCGCAAAATCTCGGTCGGGGACAAGATGGCGGGACGCCACGGAAACAAGGGCATCATCGCCCGGATCGTGCCAGAAGAGGAGATGCCGTTCCTCCCCGATGGCACTCCCGTGGACATCGTTCTCAATCCGCTTGGCGTGCCGTCACGAATGAACGTCGGTCAAGTCTTGGAGACACACCTCGGGTGGGTCGGCCGGACCCTCGGTTTCGAGGCTAAGACTCCGGTCTTCCAAGGTGCAACGGAGAATGAGGTCGGCGCCCTGCTCAAGCTGGCTGGCCTTAAGTGGGTCGATCAGTCATTGGGTCTCAAGGCAAAATCGCCGACTGGACTCGGTGACATCGAGTCCATGACCCGCATCGCGAGTCAGCTTCCGGTAATCATGGCCGGGGGGGATGGCGATGAGAGCGGCGATAGCCGACACACCCACGGAATCGGCCAGTCGCTCGATGCCTACCTCGGTATCAAGCTCGCCAAGAAGGACGAGAAGTTCTTCGGGAAGCTCATCAAATTCGTACTCGACGCCGCAGAGGAACTTGCTGCGCGGTCTGATAAGAAAGTGAGCGACTTATTTCCGGCGATCCAAAAGCTGAAGGGTCGGGCCACGGTGAAGTCCGGCCTTGATGACGCGGTCGCTGAATTGCTAGAGCACGCTGAGATTTTCGCCAACGGAAAGATCTGGCTGAGGGATGGACGGAGTGGTCGACGCTTCGACTTCCCGGTCACAGTTGGTGCGATCTACATGCTCAAGCTGAGCCATCTCGTGGACGACAAGATCCACGCGCGGTCGATCGGGCCATACTCGCTCGTGACGCAGCAGCCGCTGGCTGGTAAGGCCCAGTTCGGTGGGCAGCGCTTTGGTGAGATGGAGGTGTGGGCACTTGAGGCATACGGTGCCGCGCACACACTCCAGGAGATTCTCACCGTGAAGTCGGACGACGTGCAGGGTCGCTCGAAGGTCTATGAGGCCATCGTGAAGGGTGACAACCTGCCGAAACCGGGCATTCCGGAGTCGTTCAACGTACTCGTGAAGGAACTACAGGCTCTCGGCCTGAGCGTAACGCTCGGGGAGGAAGAGTAA
- the udk gene encoding uridine kinase: MVQRSIVVGIAGGSASGKSTVVRELVRLLLPNETSVLSHDAYYHDLSYMPLEQRIEVNVDHPDSLETLLLNEHVGSLLAGRSIEVPSYDYVSQTRSQPGVHITPAPVVIIEGLLVLGDPALRALMDLAVFVDASEAVRLQRRIARDVLERGRSESEVVEQHHARVQPMHDEFVEPSRRSADLVVPEGGHNQAAVEALAGQVRALLHGA, from the coding sequence ATGGTACAGCGGTCGATCGTGGTGGGAATCGCAGGGGGGAGCGCCTCGGGGAAGTCGACCGTGGTGAGGGAGCTGGTGCGCTTGCTGTTGCCTAATGAGACGTCAGTGCTGTCGCACGACGCATACTATCATGACCTGTCTTATATGCCGCTCGAGCAGCGCATCGAGGTCAATGTCGATCACCCCGACAGCCTTGAGACATTACTCCTTAATGAGCACGTTGGCAGTCTCCTTGCCGGGCGATCAATTGAGGTGCCATCCTATGACTACGTCTCTCAGACACGGTCACAACCTGGCGTTCACATTACTCCGGCTCCGGTAGTGATTATCGAAGGGCTCTTGGTACTCGGCGACCCGGCGCTCCGCGCACTCATGGACCTAGCAGTATTCGTGGATGCCTCCGAGGCCGTCCGTCTCCAGCGGCGCATCGCTCGTGACGTCCTTGAGAGGGGCCGGAGCGAGTCGGAGGTTGTTGAACAACACCACGCACGGGTTCAGCCGATGCATGACGAGTTCGTCGAACCAAGCCGCCGGTCTGCCGACTTGGTGGTGCCCGAGGGGGGGCACAATCAGGCCGCTGTCGAAGCTCTCGCCGGTCAGGTAAGGGCCCTCCTTCACGGGGCTTGA
- the rpsL gene encoding 30S ribosomal protein S12: MPTITQLVRKGRKAQAKKNKAPALQRSPQKRGVCTRVYTTTPKKPNSALRKVARVRLTNGFEVTAYIGGEGHNLQEHSIVLIRGGRVKDLPGVRYHVIRGTLDASGVEARRQGRSKYGAKRPK, encoded by the coding sequence ATGCCGACAATCACTCAGCTCGTGCGAAAGGGCCGCAAGGCCCAGGCGAAGAAGAACAAGGCGCCTGCCCTTCAGCGAAGTCCGCAGAAGCGCGGCGTCTGCACGCGTGTGTATACGACGACACCGAAGAAGCCGAACTCGGCACTTCGCAAGGTCGCCCGTGTGCGACTCACCAACGGCTTCGAAGTCACGGCCTACATCGGCGGAGAGGGACACAATCTCCAAGAGCACTCGATTGTGCTCATCCGCGGTGGTCGTGTGAAGGATCTTCCTGGTGTACGCTACCACGTCATCCGCGGCACGCTCGACGCCTCGGGGGTTGAGGCTCGTCGGCAGGGCCGCTCCAAGTACGGGGCCAAACGGCCCAAGTAA
- the rpsG gene encoding 30S ribosomal protein S7, with amino-acid sequence MSRRSRAVRRETPPDPKFESRSVTKFINNLMVDGKKSIAEKIFYDAMDLMEARSGQSGVELFEQALVNAKPALEVKSRRVGGATYQVPIEVRPDRRTALASRWLISYARNRSEKSMSERLAGELLAASRGEGGTIKKKDDTHRMAEANKAFAHYRW; translated from the coding sequence ATGAGCCGTCGTTCCCGTGCCGTAAGGCGAGAGACCCCACCGGATCCGAAATTCGAATCCCGGTCAGTCACAAAGTTCATCAACAACTTGATGGTGGACGGAAAGAAGTCGATCGCGGAGAAGATATTCTATGACGCGATGGATCTCATGGAAGCCCGTTCTGGCCAGTCGGGTGTCGAGCTCTTTGAGCAGGCACTCGTCAACGCCAAGCCGGCCCTTGAGGTAAAAAGTCGGCGAGTCGGTGGTGCGACCTATCAGGTTCCGATCGAGGTTCGCCCTGATCGTCGGACCGCATTGGCGAGCCGTTGGCTAATTAGCTATGCGCGAAATCGTTCGGAGAAGAGCATGTCCGAACGGCTCGCAGGCGAACTTCTCGCCGCCAGTCGTGGCGAGGGTGGTACAATCAAGAAGAAAGATGACACCCACCGGATGGCCGAGGCCAACAAGGCCTTCGCCCACTACCGTTGGTAG
- the fusA gene encoding elongation factor G: MPRVTPLPRLRNIGIMAHIDAGKTTTTERVLFYTGRVHRVGEVHDGAATMDWMEQEQERGITITSAATTAHWTRFDVEHRINIIDTPGHVDFTAEVERSLRVLDGAVAVFCAVGGVEPQSETVWRQADRYEVPRIAFVNKMDRIGADFMNVVDMMKDRLGANAHPVQFPLGEGELFTGMVDIIERKAIIFEDEMGSDITVGEVPASLKDQIEELRSTLLEAVVEHDDVLIEKYLAGEELTVEEFRSAVRSATNKGVVFPVFCGSAFKNKGVQALLDGVIDYLPSPVDVESIEGHLPQQDETVETREASDDAPFSALAFKIATDPYVGKLTFFRVYSGSLPSGSYVYNATKGKRERVGRILQMHANKRDELDEVFAGDIAAAIGLKDVKTGDTLCIESAPIILEAMNFPEPVIAVAIEPKTKVDQDKLTNGLIKLADEDPTFRVFTDPETNQVIISGMGELHLEIIVDRLKREFGVEAGVGRPQVAYRETIRNRAEKVQAKFVRQTGGRGQYGHVVINIEPGDTGSGFTFDDKIVGGAIPREYISSVEAGLREALDTGILAGFPVIDVKVELIDGSYHDVDSNEMAFKIAGSMAMKEGLRKAKAVLLEPIMDVEVVTPSDYMGDIIGDLSSRRGKIGGMTERAGARVIGASVPLGEMFGYSTTLRSLSQGRSVFTMQFAQYEEVPKSKAEEIMSATGGGSD; encoded by the coding sequence ATGCCTAGGGTTACACCACTTCCGCGCCTCCGAAATATCGGAATCATGGCGCACATTGATGCCGGTAAGACCACCACGACTGAGCGCGTGCTGTTCTACACTGGCCGCGTCCATCGTGTCGGTGAGGTTCACGACGGTGCCGCGACGATGGATTGGATGGAGCAGGAGCAGGAGCGGGGCATCACCATTACCTCCGCCGCCACGACCGCTCACTGGACCCGTTTCGATGTAGAGCACCGCATCAACATCATCGACACGCCCGGGCACGTTGATTTCACCGCCGAAGTCGAGCGTTCACTTCGCGTACTGGACGGTGCAGTCGCGGTGTTCTGCGCGGTTGGTGGTGTCGAGCCCCAGTCGGAAACGGTCTGGCGCCAAGCCGATCGCTACGAGGTCCCGCGCATCGCCTTCGTTAACAAGATGGACCGCATCGGTGCCGACTTCATGAACGTCGTCGACATGATGAAGGACCGCCTTGGTGCGAACGCGCATCCCGTTCAGTTCCCCCTCGGAGAGGGCGAACTGTTCACGGGTATGGTGGACATCATTGAGCGTAAGGCGATCATCTTCGAAGATGAGATGGGCTCGGACATTACAGTGGGTGAGGTCCCGGCCAGTCTCAAGGATCAGATCGAGGAGCTTCGCAGCACTTTATTAGAGGCCGTCGTCGAGCATGATGACGTGCTTATTGAGAAGTACCTGGCGGGCGAAGAGCTCACGGTTGAGGAATTCCGCTCTGCGGTTCGTTCTGCGACCAATAAGGGTGTGGTTTTCCCTGTGTTCTGCGGCTCGGCCTTTAAGAACAAGGGTGTCCAGGCGCTTTTGGATGGTGTGATCGATTACCTGCCGTCGCCGGTCGACGTCGAGTCGATCGAAGGACACTTGCCACAGCAGGACGAGACTGTTGAGACTCGTGAGGCGAGCGATGACGCCCCGTTCTCAGCTCTCGCATTCAAGATTGCTACGGACCCCTACGTCGGTAAGTTGACGTTCTTCCGCGTATATTCCGGTTCGCTTCCTTCGGGCAGCTACGTATACAACGCGACGAAGGGGAAGCGGGAGCGTGTGGGTCGCATCCTGCAGATGCACGCGAACAAGCGGGATGAGCTCGACGAGGTGTTCGCAGGAGATATTGCGGCGGCCATTGGCCTTAAGGATGTGAAGACCGGGGATACACTCTGCATTGAGAGCGCGCCGATCATTCTCGAGGCCATGAACTTCCCTGAGCCCGTCATTGCGGTTGCGATCGAGCCTAAGACGAAGGTCGACCAAGACAAGCTGACGAATGGCCTGATCAAGCTGGCCGACGAAGATCCAACGTTCCGCGTCTTTACCGACCCGGAAACGAATCAGGTGATTATCTCGGGGATGGGCGAGCTGCACCTCGAGATCATCGTCGATCGACTCAAGCGTGAGTTTGGTGTCGAGGCCGGCGTTGGCCGTCCTCAGGTCGCCTACCGTGAGACGATTCGAAATCGCGCAGAGAAAGTCCAAGCGAAGTTTGTTCGCCAGACCGGTGGTCGCGGACAGTACGGCCACGTGGTCATCAATATTGAGCCTGGCGATACGGGCAGCGGGTTCACCTTTGATGACAAGATCGTTGGTGGTGCTATCCCGCGTGAGTACATCAGTTCTGTCGAGGCCGGTCTTCGCGAGGCGCTCGATACGGGTATTCTTGCTGGATTTCCGGTGATCGATGTTAAGGTCGAATTGATCGATGGTTCTTACCACGACGTCGACTCAAATGAAATGGCGTTCAAGATTGCCGGTTCGATGGCCATGAAAGAGGGTCTGCGGAAGGCCAAGGCCGTCCTGCTCGAGCCAATCATGGACGTCGAAGTCGTGACGCCGTCCGATTACATGGGCGACATCATTGGTGACCTTTCGTCACGTCGAGGAAAGATCGGCGGCATGACTGAGCGGGCGGGTGCTCGTGTGATCGGTGCCTCGGTGCCGCTCGGCGAGATGTTCGGCTACTCGACGACGCTCCGATCCTTGAGCCAAGGACGGTCCGTCTTTACGATGCAGTTCGCACAGTACGAAGAGGTCCCCAAGTCGAAAGCCGAAGAGATTATGTCGGCTACCGGCGGCGGTTCCGACTGA
- the tuf gene encoding elongation factor Tu, protein MGKEKFERSKPHVNVGTIGHVDHGKTTLTAAITLTQANKFGGDAVAFENIDKAPEERERGITIATAHVEYETANRHYAHVDCPGHADYVKNMITGAAQMDGGILVVSAADGPMPQTREHILLARQVNVPFMVVFMNKVDMVDDEELLELVELEVRELLSEYDFPGDDIPVIQGSALKALEAGGEGPDADCIQELMDAIDTYIPQPERDIDKPFLMPVEDVFSITGRGTVATGRIERGIVKQGEEVEIIGMGEDRTTVVTGVEMFRKLLDEGRAGDNAGLLLRGIGKEEVQRGQVLAKKGSITPHTKFMAEVYVLTKEEGGRHTPFFNGYRPQFYFRTTDVTGAAQLPEGVEMVMPGDNVQMEVELITPIAMDPELRFAIREGGRTVGAGVVTEILE, encoded by the coding sequence ATGGGCAAGGAAAAGTTCGAGCGGTCTAAGCCGCATGTGAACGTGGGAACGATTGGCCACGTAGATCACGGTAAGACGACGCTGACAGCGGCGATCACGTTGACGCAGGCCAACAAGTTTGGCGGCGACGCAGTGGCGTTCGAGAACATTGATAAGGCACCCGAAGAGCGCGAGCGTGGGATCACGATCGCGACTGCCCACGTGGAGTATGAGACGGCAAACCGTCACTACGCACACGTGGACTGTCCCGGGCATGCCGACTACGTGAAGAACATGATCACGGGCGCGGCGCAGATGGACGGCGGGATTCTGGTGGTAAGTGCGGCGGACGGCCCGATGCCTCAGACGCGCGAGCACATTCTGCTTGCCCGTCAGGTGAACGTGCCGTTCATGGTCGTGTTCATGAACAAAGTGGATATGGTCGACGACGAAGAGCTACTTGAGCTGGTGGAACTCGAGGTACGCGAGCTGCTGAGCGAGTACGATTTCCCGGGCGACGACATTCCTGTGATCCAGGGTTCGGCGCTGAAGGCTCTTGAGGCTGGTGGTGAGGGTCCGGATGCGGATTGCATTCAGGAGTTGATGGATGCGATCGACACGTACATTCCGCAGCCGGAGCGGGATATCGACAAGCCGTTCCTGATGCCGGTAGAGGACGTGTTTAGCATCACGGGCCGCGGCACGGTAGCGACGGGTCGTATCGAGCGTGGGATCGTGAAGCAGGGTGAAGAGGTCGAGATCATCGGCATGGGCGAAGACCGCACCACGGTGGTGACGGGTGTGGAGATGTTCCGAAAGCTTCTGGACGAAGGCCGAGCAGGCGACAACGCGGGCCTTCTGCTGCGTGGTATCGGCAAAGAAGAGGTCCAGCGCGGCCAGGTTTTGGCGAAGAAGGGCTCGATCACGCCTCACACGAAGTTCATGGCTGAGGTTTACGTTCTGACGAAAGAAGAGGGTGGGCGTCACACGCCGTTCTTTAACGGTTATCGTCCGCAGTTCTATTTTCGCACGACGGATGTGACGGGAGCAGCACAGTTGCCTGAGGGCGTCGAGATGGTGATGCCGGGCGACAACGTGCAGATGGAAGTGGAGTTGATCACGCCGATCGCGAT